One genomic region from Patescibacteria group bacterium encodes:
- a CDS encoding FG-GAP-like repeat-containing protein, with protein sequence MKRGKANKLFGQYLHFCRDLFGLRKLFGFVSVLAIISLVLSLIYGINLWTDRNAKATGYTFIDNLSTGANLDLAHSTASWNSSAGTVTSLAGDGLWDISGSGFDTASSPDTPALSPSYNENEANCGANPANCTMFVRFNGGLYKSEDKGATWTDTLAGGGWSIDNATKIVSGKVVSLYALSPDYDNDSTIFVLVLDYTTLTYGNYKSTDGGSTWASFTAPVALALMPATSYSDTTADCVTTPTGCTLFGSTGQAIYKSHDKGVTWDNGNAAVASTAAGDITVLKVSPAYATDGTIIVGTEGSGFFGSGDCTAAAATCTLTEINTGVTLPTPGGEGYINDIEFSPAYNTDNTILAVSGGSAPTYTGQTFKTTTCNDPNVSACAWSKNIAAMAQDGLEISPAYNSAAYSAEDEIYYFNQHWEIQNWGSWQCVDDGGGLALGVECSQIADLTTDGTMRKVTDGDMSPNYTTDGTIIMSTLGQGLQKAVNSGGVWTVSYLTGLSLGDLIDVQVSPNFASDNTIFACSQEGDVAGENICNGFIYKSTDGGITWTRITAATSYISAYQLSPNYITDSTIYAGEWGINATACKFYKSTDGGATWAQTASTISCAPVGTTYDRITVIAISPANSANLFLGTAGGKIYESIDSGATFDAGTNVVNEVTDIKISPNFATDSEVLATTTGARLVTIDGGTSWAVIPGGSWDHLLLAPQFDGTANCVANPEKCVAWVWSNTTVSLYMTVDRFEGGASDITPTGMTEILRTIAISPDYNYSGSDKRIWAGFNDTPQIYVSSNSGTAKNWNLMPSAFGSSYAEQKRGVNLGDINGDGLEDLANATSIFLNATAGIDNTADYTLNNIYAGGDINGDGYADVLDKNGANLEVLLGGSTFNTVVDYTLDDVDVTAETISDNGVTIADINGDGFKDIIVGIYTYNNGEGANQGGVVIYFGGKLFNDVYDYALSGAAAGDLFGAAVSAGDVNGDGFDDLAISAPSYSANTGRVYIYYGGKSFDTTADVTLTGDAGDVFGIDLSLAGDVNGDGYNDIVVGASRAAGDGDGRVYVFNGSASLASTLTTVSANSTINDSADDSGSDFGELVEAADVDKDGYDDVVVAAPDYRASAGETFHRGKFYAYYGAPTFNTTADYTYDPGEPASDYGPDASICLIDMDNNGYLDLRGVSHNSSDTIFTDDTSIDLIWKSRSSLADVNYKSLVVSPNYDVDKKIFLSGYGELEQSFSYKYNNSTILSKIVDSTVENINVATLTATATTPTNTSVTYYLSNNGGRTWEAATSGVAHTFTTTGSDLRWKAILATTDVAYSASISDISITYGNTNPGTPSLTAPADGATGVSLNPTFEFSTTDTDSDTLHYILEIAADSSFNKDVLTFYQKEDNIWYVKDDSLGWSQVNFYNSGDTASFTLPAKYTLTPKTTYYWRVAGVDENGGTAYSATFSFTAIRGSITDTFDTTVWRDSATTTTEWSAVGEVIRAPATNTFAVGSAALSPAAAANDTSFILSVDIDTDGDQDIVAGNYGNPMYLYKNNGSGTFTESTPFPDGGTSRNTNTLLAVDLDEDGDKDIIQGNNGQNYYYLNNGSGTFGAASEYSGFGASNTQSLDAADVNKDGDVDILEGTAAQDKLWLNDGDGTFTSSDTFNAGDTRTIKAVDVDVDGDMDVIVCDNGVGAKIYTNDGTGAFTLASTLAYAAGSGNDSLVVNDFDNDGDEDIIASNGASLFLYQNNGQGTFTANAAFSFNYAKMIDVDADLDGDMDLAVIASGVGINGLLRNKGSGTFTEETGYFASGSANVDKADNLAAADIDKDGDEDIIHYFSCIGGTCADADDQNYIYENNLHNNDADGGWAQLYGGANFPAQTSKIMPLGDVNYDGYEDLAVLSGADAATSSKIYLGDGGGGFTATAPFTNVSCANNDIDGAADFNGDGYLDILVGADNGWDCVYFNDGAGNFSTITQIVSIGNERQLWPADVEGDGDQDIIIFENGQNFIFRNNGDGSTFIQEDLGLAWENTLQGYTDDIDNDGDVDILVGDRVSQQNFLYRNNGSGTFIRESQFGEGSTDNIVSADLNGDSWKDVVVSNSDINSAIYWNNGQGSFTKQSLGTTGIFRGDDLDNDGDVDLYLVGGAAGTYIYRNDGRGDFTVELLSAAPSSAVFAHDINRDSMKELLVAYSSGDSFIFTPQLTQTAGTYIAQSVAMANPGRNILRATLTAEHYLPGASTIAYYLSNDGGTTWVAVTNGVEYVFATSGSDLRWKAVLTPDTDTPIIYNVTLNYAEDIAAGFMVNATNCRGFGGFDASSYGGREGHAIIWVVDFPIDFLNESDRDNLEFVPFVTSDKMVDVVSSGYTTPWSGYLTAVYNTDQYLKSWIPAKESTVYAYFTQEYFGFYEESSKEGLKYNTKLDGRKVCVKNKITNAYSGDCAVCPAVWTLAEPPSKPTLQAALTTSLWASVDNYSFPVGTDWEQAGVTFEIYEGDRIPEDGTPLASEFAAGQNSFTFGNLKPDTSYTIRARGRNGGGVDTPWSEALTAKTLPPSFTLIKTAVIKEPGQGEVKGSAVLSSSLNIGTKIQPLENLKYLRNFSAVMSFFILISLVILSYHLVLWNRAARSMVRIRFERKAYSTLAMAVVLGIVKVAMMATMAGLNDASIKVENYAGNGVAVQPEDSIVYQIDYINQTKDDLKNVVIKDKIDSVIFDDGYLKKNSESVGRLEDFLKCAGEEETSSCEIIFNLGEVKAGQSGYLTLPFKVSPDEVKQSVPHTISNVAKAEYTQNGENKSATSNTLLNPVSAGAIDIFTFFDGNNNGQYDKGEKGVQGIRTLVYYDLNGDGALSGPQETEVNVYSVSSVAGGHSTVDGRRAGKHFVKIGKIEKGKYSLVLPSGYTLTTSEMVTVDLERGGKGSAYFGLYKKAEQKPPVITYPGDNSEITDTAPTIRGNAYVSNGAVDIYLDGEYLDSTKANSEGFFSYTLTDELLFGAHTLRVKVGEVYSSLFEFKVTEKTAEEIKEEQEEEIGEKIRDTIIRVTIGEINIKEIAARLEGVKLSEVRQGKVSAESKLMDAGITVIMHNAEIGKTYELVVESEIYKYEFTPQNEEWAENIKISLPPGAHKSYVRVYDEIAKEYKIISNVEEFTVSLPACFDGADNDGDGQTDYPADAGCLSIDDNNEEDIVESPVADFLNSLVGTVEVIVNTVGELADDPQVEKAAQNYVAPTLVAVVAVNASTAISFVYLIPYLQFIFTEPFRLLSRRKRKGWGTVYNSISKEPIDLAIVRLINVQNGTLVQTQITDKQGRYNLIIKEAGTYRIEVKKVEFKYPTSLLGEKKEDMAFLDLYHGENIKVEASGAVITANIPLDPVKEDKPNRKILALAVGRRVQNGISLSGLGLSIVTFAIVPKLLMGILVALHFMLYFLFRRLAYPSKPKGWGIVYDKGTKKPLGKAVVRIFDIQFNKLLAAQVTDSAGRYGFLVGPNVYYLTSEREDYKSYKSSPIDLAKEKAGAITLDMPLEKSTEGMGISAPPAPEVPLSRPAASPEIKKEIPPAPAEIKDAQQEPKVDSGEKGKDIMDDIDTGFY encoded by the coding sequence ATGAAACGAGGGAAAGCCAATAAACTTTTTGGCCAGTATTTACATTTTTGCCGCGACCTTTTCGGCCTCAGAAAACTTTTTGGGTTTGTTTCGGTTTTAGCTATTATTTCTTTGGTATTGTCTTTGATTTACGGCATAAACTTGTGGACGGACAGAAACGCCAAAGCTACGGGGTACACTTTCATCGACAACCTTTCTACCGGCGCTAATTTGGACTTGGCGCATTCTACGGCCTCGTGGAATTCTTCGGCCGGCACGGTAACGTCTTTAGCAGGTGATGGTTTATGGGATATTTCAGGGAGCGGGTTTGATACGGCCAGCTCACCTGATACGCCCGCCTTAAGCCCTTCTTATAATGAAAATGAAGCGAATTGTGGAGCTAACCCGGCAAACTGCACGATGTTTGTCAGATTTAACGGCGGTTTATATAAAAGTGAGGACAAGGGTGCGACTTGGACCGATACTTTAGCGGGCGGTGGTTGGTCTATTGATAACGCCACTAAAATAGTCAGCGGGAAAGTTGTTAGTTTGTATGCTCTGTCGCCTGATTATGATAATGATTCAACTATTTTTGTTCTGGTCTTGGATTACACGACCCTTACTTATGGCAATTATAAAAGTACTGACGGTGGTTCAACTTGGGCTAGTTTTACAGCCCCCGTTGCTTTAGCTTTAATGCCTGCCACTTCTTATAGTGATACTACGGCCGATTGCGTCACGACGCCAACTGGCTGCACTCTTTTCGGTTCCACCGGCCAAGCTATTTATAAAAGCCATGACAAGGGTGTCACCTGGGATAATGGTAACGCGGCAGTAGCTTCCACCGCTGCGGGGGATATTACTGTTTTAAAAGTTTCTCCGGCATACGCTACTGACGGCACGATTATTGTAGGAACTGAAGGCAGCGGATTTTTTGGTTCCGGCGATTGTACAGCCGCGGCCGCCACCTGCACTTTGACGGAGATAAATACTGGCGTAACCCTCCCGACTCCTGGGGGTGAAGGATATATTAATGATATAGAATTTTCTCCGGCTTATAATACTGACAATACGATTTTAGCCGTTTCCGGCGGAAGCGCGCCGACTTATACGGGCCAAACGTTTAAGACCACTACTTGTAATGACCCAAATGTTTCGGCTTGCGCTTGGTCTAAAAATATAGCAGCCATGGCGCAGGACGGTTTAGAAATTTCTCCGGCGTATAATAGCGCCGCTTACAGTGCCGAAGATGAGATTTATTATTTCAACCAACATTGGGAAATACAAAACTGGGGTTCTTGGCAGTGTGTTGATGATGGGGGGGGTCTGGCTTTGGGCGTGGAATGTTCGCAAATAGCTGACCTTACAACCGATGGAACAATGAGGAAAGTGACCGATGGAGACATGTCACCTAATTATACTACTGATGGCACTATAATAATGAGCACCCTTGGGCAGGGGTTGCAAAAAGCCGTTAATAGCGGAGGAGTATGGACAGTTTCTTATCTAACTGGTCTATCGCTCGGGGATTTAATAGATGTTCAAGTATCTCCGAATTTTGCCAGTGACAACACGATATTTGCCTGCTCCCAAGAGGGTGATGTGGCCGGAGAAAATATCTGCAATGGTTTTATTTATAAATCAACCGATGGCGGAATAACTTGGACGAGAATCACCGCCGCCACTTCTTATATTTCCGCTTATCAACTTTCTCCTAATTATATTACTGATAGTACTATTTACGCCGGTGAATGGGGAATCAACGCCACTGCCTGTAAATTTTATAAAAGCACTGATGGCGGTGCTACTTGGGCCCAGACGGCCTCCACTATTTCCTGTGCTCCCGTTGGCACAACGTATGATCGCATTACTGTCATTGCTATTTCCCCGGCAAATTCCGCAAATTTATTTTTAGGCACGGCCGGCGGTAAAATTTACGAATCCATCGATTCCGGAGCCACTTTTGACGCGGGAACAAATGTGGTAAATGAAGTGACAGATATAAAAATATCCCCAAACTTCGCAACTGATAGCGAGGTTCTTGCCACCACTACCGGCGCCCGTCTAGTAACAATAGATGGTGGTACTAGCTGGGCGGTGATTCCCGGAGGGAGCTGGGACCATTTGTTATTAGCTCCGCAATTTGATGGAACCGCTAATTGCGTTGCCAATCCGGAAAAATGCGTGGCTTGGGTTTGGAGCAACACCACTGTCAGTTTATATATGACAGTGGACCGTTTTGAAGGGGGAGCTTCAGATATAACGCCGACAGGAATGACAGAGATCCTGCGGACTATAGCCATTTCCCCAGATTATAATTATAGCGGCAGTGACAAACGTATTTGGGCAGGTTTTAATGATACTCCGCAAATATATGTGAGTTCTAATAGCGGCACGGCTAAGAATTGGAATTTAATGCCCAGCGCTTTTGGCTCTTCTTACGCGGAGCAAAAGAGAGGGGTTAATTTGGGCGATATTAACGGTGACGGTTTGGAGGATTTGGCTAATGCCACGAGTATATTTTTAAATGCCACCGCCGGAATTGATAACACGGCAGATTACACGCTTAATAATATCTATGCCGGAGGCGATATTAACGGTGATGGTTATGCGGATGTGCTAGATAAAAACGGCGCCAATCTTGAAGTATTATTGGGCGGCAGTACGTTTAATACAGTGGTTGATTATACGTTAGACGATGTGGATGTTACGGCTGAAACAATCAGTGATAATGGCGTGACTATTGCCGATATCAATGGCGATGGTTTTAAAGATATTATTGTAGGTATATATACCTACAATAATGGAGAGGGAGCTAATCAGGGCGGAGTGGTGATTTATTTTGGGGGAAAACTTTTTAATGACGTGTATGATTATGCTTTGTCCGGCGCGGCGGCTGGCGACCTTTTTGGAGCGGCGGTGAGTGCCGGTGATGTTAATGGCGACGGGTTTGATGATTTGGCGATTAGCGCGCCCAGTTACAGCGCTAATACCGGGCGGGTTTATATTTATTACGGCGGAAAATCTTTTGATACAACGGCTGACGTCACCTTAACCGGTGATGCTGGTGATGTTTTTGGCATAGATTTATCCCTTGCCGGTGATGTGAATGGCGATGGGTATAACGATATTGTGGTGGGAGCTTCTCGTGCTGCTGGCGACGGCGATGGGCGTGTTTATGTTTTTAACGGCAGCGCTTCACTGGCATCCACTCTGACAACCGTTTCTGCCAATAGCACTATCAATGATTCTGCTGACGATAGCGGCAGCGATTTTGGCGAATTAGTAGAAGCAGCCGATGTAGATAAAGATGGTTATGATGATGTCGTCGTGGCGGCTCCGGATTATCGGGCGTCAGCGGGAGAAACTTTTCATCGCGGAAAGTTTTATGCCTATTATGGAGCCCCTACTTTTAACACTACCGCGGATTACACCTATGACCCGGGCGAGCCAGCCAGTGATTACGGTCCGGACGCAAGCATCTGTCTTATCGATATGGATAATAATGGTTATCTGGATTTGCGCGGAGTTTCCCACAACAGTTCGGACACTATTTTTACCGACGATACTTCAATTGATTTAATTTGGAAAAGCAGAAGCTCTCTGGCTGACGTTAATTATAAGTCCTTAGTTGTCTCTCCTAATTATGACGTTGATAAAAAAATATTTTTGAGCGGTTATGGCGAATTAGAGCAGAGCTTTTCTTATAAATATAATAACAGCACAATACTATCCAAGATAGTTGATAGCACGGTGGAAAATATAAATGTGGCTACTCTTACAGCCACGGCCACTACTCCGACCAACACTTCTGTCACTTATTATTTATCCAACAATGGCGGCAGAACTTGGGAGGCGGCCACTTCCGGAGTAGCGCATACTTTTACAACCACTGGTTCAGATTTAAGATGGAAGGCGATATTAGCCACCACGGATGTCGCTTATTCGGCGTCAATTTCTGATATTTCCATAACTTACGGCAACACCAACCCCGGGACACCCTCTTTAACCGCGCCGGCTGACGGAGCGACCGGAGTTTCTTTAAACCCCACTTTTGAATTTTCCACTACGGATACGGATAGTGATACTCTGCATTATATTTTGGAAATCGCCGCGGATTCATCGTTTAACAAAGATGTTTTAACTTTTTACCAAAAAGAAGACAATATCTGGTATGTCAAAGATGATTCTCTGGGATGGTCGCAGGTCAATTTTTATAATTCCGGAGATACGGCTTCTTTCACCTTACCCGCGAAATATACTTTAACCCCCAAGACGACTTATTATTGGAGGGTGGCGGGCGTTGATGAAAACGGCGGCACAGCTTATAGCGCCACTTTTTCTTTTACCGCCATCAGGGGAAGCATTACTGATACTTTTGACACCACAGTTTGGCGCGATAGCGCCACCACTACGACCGAATGGAGCGCTGTCGGAGAGGTGATTCGGGCGCCAGCGACCAATACTTTCGCTGTCGGCAGCGCCGCTTTAAGTCCGGCGGCCGCGGCCAATGACACCTCCTTTATTCTGTCCGTTGATATTGATACTGATGGAGATCAGGATATTGTAGCGGGCAATTATGGCAACCCAATGTATTTATACAAGAACAATGGCAGCGGAACTTTTACAGAATCAACTCCTTTTCCCGACGGCGGCACGAGCAGAAATACCAATACGCTTTTAGCCGTGGATTTAGACGAGGATGGTGATAAGGATATTATTCAAGGCAACAATGGTCAAAATTATTATTATTTGAATAATGGCAGCGGAACTTTTGGCGCGGCCAGCGAATACTCGGGATTTGGTGCCAGCAATACCCAATCTTTGGACGCGGCCGATGTTAATAAGGACGGCGATGTTGATATCTTGGAAGGAACCGCCGCGCAGGATAAACTCTGGCTCAATGACGGTGATGGCACGTTCACTTCCAGTGACACTTTCAACGCTGGCGACACTCGGACCATTAAAGCCGTTGACGTTGACGTTGACGGAGACATGGACGTCATTGTTTGCGATAACGGCGTTGGCGCGAAAATTTATACTAATGATGGGACGGGCGCCTTTACTTTGGCGAGCACTTTGGCTTATGCGGCCGGTAGCGGCAACGATAGTTTGGTGGTTAATGATTTTGATAATGACGGAGATGAGGACATCATTGCTTCAAATGGCGCGAGTTTATTTTTATATCAAAATAACGGGCAAGGAACTTTTACGGCCAATGCCGCTTTTAGTTTTAATTACGCCAAAATGATTGACGTTGACGCCGATTTGGACGGTGATATGGATTTGGCGGTCATAGCGAGCGGCGTGGGCATCAACGGCCTGTTGCGCAATAAGGGCAGCGGGACTTTTACGGAAGAAACCGGATATTTCGCCAGTGGGTCAGCTAATGTTGATAAGGCGGATAACTTGGCGGCTGCGGATATAGATAAAGACGGCGATGAGGATATCATTCATTATTTTTCTTGTATCGGCGGAACTTGCGCCGATGCCGATGACCAAAATTATATTTATGAAAATAATCTTCATAATAATGACGCCGATGGCGGTTGGGCGCAACTTTACGGCGGAGCCAATTTCCCCGCGCAGACTTCAAAAATAATGCCTTTGGGGGATGTGAATTATGATGGTTATGAAGATTTGGCGGTGCTGTCCGGAGCCGATGCCGCCACCAGCAGTAAAATCTATCTGGGCGATGGTGGTGGGGGATTTACGGCCACCGCTCCCTTTACCAATGTTTCTTGCGCCAATAATGATATTGATGGCGCGGCTGATTTTAACGGCGACGGGTATCTGGATATTTTAGTGGGGGCTGATAACGGCTGGGATTGCGTTTATTTCAATGACGGCGCGGGCAATTTCAGCACTATAACCCAAATAGTAAGTATTGGTAATGAAAGACAGCTTTGGCCGGCGGACGTGGAAGGGGATGGCGACCAGGATATTATTATTTTTGAAAACGGCCAGAATTTTATTTTTAGAAACAACGGCGATGGTTCAACTTTTATTCAGGAAGATTTGGGTTTGGCGTGGGAGAACACGCTTCAGGGATACACGGATGACATAGATAATGACGGAGACGTGGATATTTTGGTGGGTGATAGAGTAAGCCAGCAGAATTTTTTATACAGGAATAATGGCAGCGGAACATTTATACGGGAAAGCCAATTCGGAGAAGGCAGCACAGATAATATAGTTTCCGCCGATTTAAACGGCGATAGCTGGAAAGACGTCGTCGTTTCTAATTCCGATATAAACTCCGCCATCTATTGGAATAATGGCCAAGGCTCATTTACTAAACAGTCATTGGGCACGACGGGAATTTTCCGGGGCGATGATTTGGATAATGACGGAGATGTTGATTTATATTTAGTTGGTGGCGCCGCAGGAACATATATTTACCGGAACGACGGTCGGGGCGATTTTACCGTGGAATTATTAAGCGCCGCACCTTCCTCCGCGGTTTTCGCCCATGACATTAATCGCGACTCCATGAAAGAACTGCTGGTCGCTTATTCTTCGGGCGATTCCTTTATTTTCACTCCGCAATTAACTCAAACCGCCGGCACTTATATCGCTCAATCCGTTGCCATGGCCAATCCTGGGAGAAATATCTTAAGAGCCACCTTAACGGCCGAACATTATCTGCCGGGCGCTTCCACTATTGCCTATTATTTAAGCAATGATGGCGGGACCACTTGGGTGGCGGTGACGAATGGGGTGGAATACGTTTTTGCCACCAGCGGAAGCGATTTGAGATGGAAGGCCGTATTAACGCCGGATACGGATACGCCCATAATTTATAATGTCACTTTAAATTATGCCGAAGATATCGCGGCCGGGTTTATGGTTAACGCGACCAATTGCCGCGGCTTCGGAGGATTTGACGCCAGTTCTTATGGGGGCAGAGAAGGGCATGCTATTATTTGGGTGGTGGATTTTCCCATTGATTTTTTGAACGAATCCGACAGGGATAATCTGGAATTTGTTCCTTTTGTGACCTCTGACAAAATGGTGGATGTGGTTTCTTCCGGGTACACCACTCCTTGGTCCGGATATTTGACGGCTGTTTACAATACCGACCAGTATTTAAAGTCCTGGATTCCGGCGAAGGAGTCCACTGTTTATGCGTATTTTACGCAGGAATATTTTGGCTTTTACGAGGAGAGTTCGAAGGAAGGATTAAAATATAATACTAAACTTGATGGCCGCAAGGTTTGCGTAAAAAATAAAATAACCAATGCTTATTCGGGAGATTGCGCGGTTTGTCCCGCTGTTTGGACTTTAGCTGAACCGCCGTCTAAGCCGACCTTGCAGGCGGCGCTCACTACTTCTTTATGGGCGAGCGTGGATAATTATTCTTTCCCGGTCGGGACGGATTGGGAGCAAGCGGGAGTGACTTTTGAAATCTACGAGGGAGATAGAATTCCGGAAGACGGAACACCGCTGGCTTCGGAATTCGCCGCCGGACAAAATAGTTTTACCTTTGGCAATTTAAAACCCGACACTTCTTATACTATTCGCGCCAGGGGACGAAATGGCGGAGGAGTTGACACGCCCTGGTCAGAAGCGCTCACGGCCAAAACCTTGCCCCCGTCTTTCACGCTTATTAAAACAGCGGTCATTAAGGAACCGGGGCAGGGAGAAGTGAAGGGCTCCGCGGTTTTAAGCTCCTCTTTAAATATCGGAACAAAAATCCAGCCGCTGGAGAATCTAAAGTATCTTAGAAATTTTTCAGCGGTGATGTCTTTTTTTATTTTGATTTCTTTGGTTATTTTAAGCTATCATCTGGTTTTGTGGAATCGAGCCGCGCGTTCCATGGTGAGAATAAGATTTGAGAGAAAGGCCTATTCCACTTTAGCAATGGCAGTTGTTTTGGGAATAGTGAAAGTGGCGATGATGGCTACCATGGCCGGATTAAATGATGCTTCAATAAAAGTGGAAAATTACGCCGGCAATGGCGTGGCAGTGCAGCCGGAAGACAGTATTGTTTATCAGATTGATTATATCAATCAAACGAAAGACGATCTGAAAAACGTAGTTATAAAAGATAAAATAGATTCAGTTATTTTTGACGACGGTTATTTGAAGAAAAATAGCGAGTCGGTTGGCCGGTTGGAAGATTTTCTAAAATGTGCAGGGGAAGAGGAGACCAGCTCTTGCGAAATAATATTTAATTTGGGAGAAGTAAAAGCCGGTCAGTCAGGTTATCTGACATTACCCTTTAAAGTTTCGCCTGATGAGGTAAAGCAAAGTGTGCCCCATACTATTTCTAATGTGGCTAAAGCCGAATATACGCAAAACGGAGAAAATAAATCTGCTACCTCCAACACCCTTTTAAATCCGGTCAGCGCCGGCGCCATTGATATTTTTACTTTTTTTGACGGCAACAATAATGGCCAATATGACAAGGGCGAGAAGGGTGTGCAAGGAATCAGAACGCTCGTTTATTATGATTTGAATGGAGACGGGGCTTTGAGTGGTCCGCAGGAAACAGAAGTTAATGTGTATTCCGTGAGTTCCGTGGCAGGGGGGCATTCTACGGTGGATGGCAGAAGAGCGGGAAAACATTTTGTTAAAATCGGAAAGATAGAAAAAGGGAAATATTCTCTGGTTTTGCCTTCCGGATACACTCTGACTACTTCGGAAATGGTAACCGTGGATTTGGAACGCGGCGGCAAGGGTTCGGCGTATTTTGGATTATATAAAAAAGCAGAACAAAAACCACCGGTTATCACATATCCCGGGGACAATTCCGAAATTACTGACACAGCGCCGACTATCAGGGGTAACGCTTATGTCAGCAACGGCGCAGTGGATATTTATTTGGACGGAGAATATCTGGACAGCACGAAAGCTAACAGCGAAGGTTTTTTCAGCTATACTTTAACGGATGAATTATTATTTGGGGCGCATACTTTAAGAGTGAAAGTGGGAGAAGTTTATTCTTCTTTGTTTGAGTTTAAAGTAACAGAGAAAACAGCGGAAGAAATAAAAGAGGAGCAGGAAGAAGAAATCGGCGAGAAAATAAGAGATACGATAATAAGAGTGACTATTGGTGAAATAAATATCAAAGAAATAGCCGCTCGCTTGGAGGGAGTTAAACTTAGTGAGGTGCGGCAAGGCAAAGTGTCCGCGGAAAGCAAATTAATGGATGCTGGCATTACCGTTATTATGCATAATGCCGAAATTGGCAAAACATATGAATTAGTCGTGGAGAGCGAGATTTACAAGTATGAATTTACGCCGCAGAACGAGGAATGGGCGGAAAATATAAAAATTTCTTTGCCTCCGGGAGCGCATAAATCTTACGTCAGAGTTTATGATGAGATAGCCAAGGAATACAAAATAATCTCCAACGTAGAAGAATTCACCGTTTCTCTCCCTGCTTGTTTTGACGGGGCGGATAATGATGGAGATGGTCAGACGGATTATCCGGCTGACGCGGGGTGTTTGAGTATTGATGACAATAACGAAGAGGACATAGTGGAATCACCGGTTGCGGATTTCCTCAATTCCCTTGTGGGAACAGTTGAAGTTATAGTTAATACCGTGGGAGAGCTGGCTGATGACCCGCAGGTGGAAAAAGCCGCTCAAAATTACGTCGCCCCGACTTTAGTGGCGGTGGTGGCGGTTAATGCTTCCACGGCTATCTCTTTTGTGTATCTCATTCCTTATTTACAGTTTATTTTCACCGAACCTTTTAGATTATTATCGCGTCGCAAGAGGAAGGGCTGGGGGACGGTGTATAATTCTATTTCCAAGGAGCCGATTGATTTGGCTATTGTCCGCTTGATTAATGTCCAAAACGGAACTTTAGTTCAGACGCAAATTACCGACAAACAAGGGCGTTATAATCTGATAATTAAAGAAGCGGGGACTTATCGGATAGAGGTGAAAAAAGTGGAATTTAAATATCCCACGTCATTGTTGGGAGAGAAAAAAGAGGATATGGCGTTCCTTGATTTATACCACGGGGAAAACATAAAAGTAGAAGCAAGCGGAGCTGTTATTACCGCCAATATCCCGCTTGACCCGGTGAAAGAAGACAAGCCGAACAGAAAGATTTTAGCTTTGGCCGTCGGTCGTCGGGTGCAAAATGGCATTTCGCTTTCCGGATTGGGCTTGTCAATTGTCACCTTTGCCATTGTGCCTAAACTACTGATGGGAATTTTGGTGGCGCTTCATTTTATGCTTTATTTCTTGTTCCGCCGCTTGGCTTATCCTTCAAAACCAAAGGGTTGGGGTATTGTTTATGATAAGGGGACGAAAAAACCTTTGGGCAAAGCCGTGGTTCGCATTTTTGATATTCAATTCAATAAATTACTAGCGGCTCAAGTTACTGATTCCGCCGGCCGATACGGGTTCTTGGTTGGCCCGAACGTTTATTATCTTACTTCCGAAAGAGAGGATTACAAATCATATAAATCTTCACCGATTGATTTAGCCAAAGAAAAAGCCGGCGCGATTACCCTGGATATGCCCTTAGAGAAATCAACAGAAGGAATGGGGATTTCAGCCCCGCCAGCCCCGGAAGTTCCACTATCAAGACCGGCAGCGAGTCCAGAAATAAAAAAAGAAATTCCCCCGGCTCCAGCAGAGATTAAAGATGCTCAGCAAGAACCGAAAGTAGATTCGGGAGAAAAAGGCAAGGATATTATGGATGATATAGATACGGGATTTTATTAA